CAGCACATCGATTCCGTTGTCGGCAATGCGGCGGTATAAATCGGCCCAATTGTGTTGGTGGGCGGTGCTGTCGCGGTCAACGCGGGCGATGGCGGCTTCGGGCATCAGCGCGCGCAGGGTTTCTTCAACGCGCTGTGTGCCTTGGCCGACAGCGGTCAGATCCTGGTTGCCGCATTCGGGGCATTTGTAGGGGATGGGGCTGCGGTAGTCGCAATGGTGGCAGCGCAGTTGGCGGGCGCGCTGGTGCAGCACCATTTTGGCCGAACAGCGCGGGCAGCCGGAAACATGGCCGCAGTCGCCGCAAAACAGGGCGGGGGCGAAGCCCCGGCGGTTGAGGTAAACCAGCGACATGCCGCCTTGCCGGTAGTTTTGCTGCAACAGTTTGAGGGCTTGCGGCGAGAAGCCGTTGTCGAGTTTCAGACGGCCGGTGTTTAAAATTTCCACCTGCGGCGGCCGGGCGGCGGTATGGGCGCGTTGGGGTAATTCCAACAGCCGGTAAGCGCCGCTTTGCGCTTTGTGCCAGCTCTCAAGGCTGGGGGTGGCGGAGCCGAGCACTATCGGGCAGCCGCTCTGCTTGGCGCGCCACACGGCCAAATCGCGGGCTTGGTAGCGCAGCTCGTTATCTTGTTTGAACGAGCCGTCGTGTTCTTCGTCCACCACAATCAGGCCAAGCTCGGGCAGCGGCGTGAACACCGCCAGCCGCGTGCCGATAACCAGCCGGGCTTGGCCGAGCAGGGCGCGCAGATAATCCTGCGTGCGCCGGCCTGCTGCGGTTTGGCTGTGCAGCACGGCAGCGGGCACACCGGCAAACCGTGCCCGCACCCGCTTGAGCAGCTGTGGCGTGAGGTTGATTTCGGGCAGCAGAAACAGCACCTGCCTGCCCGCTGCCAACACTTCGGCCATCACATCGAAATACACTTCGGTTTTGCCGCTGCCGGTGATGCCGTAAAGCAGAAACGGCTGAAAAGTGCTGCAGGCGGCCTGCACGGCCTGCGATGCGGCCTGCTGGGCGGCGTTGGGCATATGTTCGGACGGGTTCAGCTTCGGTGCGGCGGCGTTTAAGGCCTGTATCCAGCCTCGGGCGGCCCATTCCTGCACAAGCTTGGGCGCTTGGGGGTGGATGCGTTTTAAGGCCGCCATTTCGAGGCCGTCTGAAAACAGCGCCTGCCACAATGCGTGTTTTTTATGGAACCGCTGCGGCGGCGGTGTTTGCACCCTGCCGCTTTGGTTTAAGGCGTAAAACAGCGGCGGTTGCGGCATTTCAACGGGTTTGGGCTCTTTCAGCCCCGCCGGCAGCGCGGCAAATACGGTTTGGCCGGTGGGGTAATGGTAATAGCGCGCAACAAATCCAACCAATTCGAGCCAACGTTCCGGCAGCCGGGCTTCTTCGGTAAAAGCCGTTTGCACGGGCAGGATTTTCTCAACTGCTATGCTGCTTTCCACGCCGCTTGCCCACACCACGCCCGCTACCGTTTTGCCGCGAAACGGCACCGCCACCCGGCAGCCGGCGGGCAGTGCGGTCGGGTGGCGGTAGGTGAAGAGGCCGTCTGAAACCGGCACGTTGAGCGCGATGTGGTGCAAAATCATGCGGGCATTATAAGCGATATGGCGGCTTTGCTGAATGCGGCGCGGCGGCACGGCTTCGGGCAGACAGGGTGAATCTGCTTGATTGGCGTTACGGCGTTGCTGCGCCGCAGCTCAAAGAAAACGGTTTGGCAGGCCGCCCGGGCGGCGGCGGAACCGGTTTGCATTCTCTGAACTGCCTGCCGCCGGCTGCTTTTTACCGAAAATCAAGCAGATTCACTATAATGGCGGTTTTTTATGGCTTTGTTATGAATCCCGCGCATTCCGCCCGAGAAACCCGCAAAGGCATTTGGTATGCCGTTGGCTGTTATGCTGTTTGGGGGCTGTTTCCGATTTATTGGTATCCCGTCAGCCGGGCGGGCATGGCGGCAGAGCAGGTGTTGGCACAGCGGATTGTGTGGTCGGCACTGTTTGCCGTGGCGGTGCTGCTGTTTACCAGCCGGCAGGGTGAGTTTGCCGGCGTGTTCAGACGGCCGCACATTCTGGCCGCACTGTTTTTGAGCGGGTTCTGCATCGGCGCAAACTGGCTGGTGTATTTGTGGGCGATTGCCAATCATCATGTGCTCGATGCCAGCTTGGGCTATTTTATGTCGCCGCTTTTCAGCGTGTTTCTCGGCCGCGCGGTGTTGAAAGAAAGGCTGGATAAACAGCAGGCGGCTGCGGTAGCACTGGCGTTTGCGGGGATGGTGTGGCTGGCGTTGCCGGCAGGGCAGGTGCCGTGGGTGGCGCTGCTGCTGACGCTGACTTTCGGATGCTACGGTTTTATCCGCAAACTTGCGCCGGTGGGCGCTTTGGTGGGGCTGACTTGGGAAACCCTGATTCTGCTGCCCTTTGCGCTGGGTTATTTGGCACACCATTATGCGGCAGGCAGCCTGCAGTTTGCCGGTTTGGGCGCGTTGCCGCTGGCAGTGCTGCTCGGTTCGGGCGTGGCCACCACCGTGCCGTTATTGATGTTTGCCGCCGGTGCGCGGCGGATTCCACTCTCAATGCTCGGTATGCTGCAGTATTTTTCGCCTGTGCTGCAATTGGCGGCCGGCCTATTGCTGTTCGGCGAGACTTTTGATACCGGCCGCTTAATCGGCTACGGCTGGGTATGGCTGGGCGTGGCGCTGTATTTGGCCGCCGCATGGCGGCAGCACCGTGCCGCAGGGCATCGGGTGTGAATGCCAGGCGCTGCATGGGCGGGCGCGATATTGCGGGCAGGATGCTTGAAAACCCGAGACGTGGGATGTCCCGGCGGGTGTTAAGCCTTCAGCCAGTTTTTCGCGGCATCCATATCCGCCCAAATCTGCAGCTTCAAATCTTCGATACTGTCGAATTTTTTTTCATCGCGCAGTTTGTGCAGAAAGCGCACACTCAAACGCTGTCCGTAAAGGTTTCCCTGAAAATCAAAAAGATGCACTTCCAGCTTTTGGCGGCGCGATGCCGACACGCTGGGGTTGAAGCCGAAGCTGGCCACGCCGCAGCGTTTGCCGAAACTGCCCTCGGCCTCCACCACAAACACACCGTTTAAAGGATAGCGGTGGTGCGCAAGCTGCACGTTGGCGGTGGGGCTGCCCAGGGTGCGCCCGAGCTTGCTGCCGTGTTTGATGCGGCCGCCGAGTGTGTAGTCGCGGCCGAGCAGTTTGCGGGCGTGTTCCAAGCGGCCGTCTGAAAGGGCTTGACGTATGGCGGTGCTGCTGGCGCGGATATTTTCCACCAACACCGAAGGCGTGCGCTCGGTAATCATGCCGGGTTGGTTTTGCAGCATCTCGAAGCTGCCTTTGCGCCCTGCACCGAAGCGGAAATCATCGCCGATTAACAGATATCGGGTGTTTAGGCTCCCGCGCAGAATGCTGTCGATAAAGGCTTGCGCGCCCATGCCGGCAAAGGCTTGGTCGAAACGCAGCACCCACACAGCATCGACACAGCCGGTTTCGCGCAGCAGTTGCAGTTTGCTGCGCAGGGGGGAAATGCGGTAAGGCTGCTCCCGGCCGCTTTGGCGGGCGAAAAATTCCTGCGGTTGCGGCTCGAACACCACCACCGCAACAGGCAGGCCTCGGCTTCGGGCTTCTTGCTCCAGCCGCTGCAGGATATGGCGGTGGCCGAGGTGGACGCCGTCAAAATTGCCGATGGTAACGGCGCTGCCGTGGGGGAAGTGGGGCGGCATGTGCCGGCCGAACCAGATTTTCATAGGCGTTGTTCTGCGGTGGGGTGTCAAAAGGGCGGTATTGTAAGCCGATTCGGCAGCTTTCGGAATACGGCGCAAAACTTGTTGGGCAGGGCGTTGCCTTGCCGGCAAGATATTAAGGCCGTCTGAAAATATTTTCAGACGGCCTTTGGGCAAAACCCGCAGCGGCCGTTTAACGTCTGCGTTACCGCCGGCGGAAAAACCGGATTTGGCGCAGGCCGGTATTTTCAGGTTTCAATATGGTTGTACACGGTTTCTCAAAATAACCGTGAATCCGCTTGGTTTTTGATACAGGGCAGCAGGCCGCAGACGATACGGAGCGGGGGGGGGGGCGGCTCTGCTGCCGTTTGGGGCGGCCGGCAAAACCGCTCTCTTGGGGCTGGGGCGCGGCAGAGCCGTAACGGTGGAAATCAGGCGGGTTCGCGGTTTGCTGAATCTGTTAAGCCAGCGGCTCGAGCAGTTTGGCAAATGCTTCTTCAAACTGCTTGAGGCCGTCTTCCTGCAGGCGCAGGGCGAGGGCTTCGAGATCGATGCCGAGTTGTTCGGTTTCGTCTAAAACGGCAAGGGCTTCGGGCAGGCCGGCGGTGAGCGCGGCGGTGGCGGTGCCGTGGTCGGTAAAGGCTTTCAGCGTGGCATCGGGCACGGTGTTGACGGTGTCGGGGCCGATGAGGCTGTCCACATAGAGCGTGTCGGGATAGGCGGGGTTTTTCACACCGGTGGAGGCCCACAGGAGCTGCACGGGGCGGGCGCCCTGCGCTTTGAGCGCGGCAAAGGCTTCACTGCCGAAAAACTGCTGCCAATCCTGATAAGCGGCCTTGGCCAGCGCAACTGCCACTTTGCCTTGCAGGGATTTCGGCAGGGTGGGGTCGAGCGCGCCGTCTATGCGGGAAATGAAAAAGCTGGCCACCACGCTGATGTTGTGTACGGGCAGGCCGGCGGCCAGGCGGGCTTCGATGCCTTTCACATAGGCGGCATAGGCTTTGAGGGTTTGTTTGCGCGAAAACAGCAGGGTGAGGTTGATGCTGAGGCCGTCTGAAACCAACTGCTCCAATGCGCAGAGCCCTTCATCGGTGGCGGGCACTTTAATCATCACGTTGGGGCGGTTGATGGCTGTGTGCAGGCGTTTGGCTTCGGCTGTGGTGCCGGCGGTGTTGTGCGATAAATCGGGGGCGACTTCCAGGCTTACAAAGCCGGCCTTGCCGCCGCTTTTTTCATATTCGGGAAGAAACACATCACAGGCAGCCTGTACATCGGCAACGGCCAGCGTTTCGTAGATGGCTTTCGGGCTGCGGTTTTGCTGTTTCAGCGCGGCGATTTCGCCGGTGTATAAGGCATCGCCCGCAAATGCTTTTTGGAAAATGGCGGGGTTGGAGGTAACGCCGCACACGCCCTGCCGCATCATTTCGGCCAGCCCTCCGCCCTGCACCAGTGAACGCGATAAATTGTCGAGCCAGATTTGTTGGCCTAATGCTTGAACGTCCGATAAAATAGTCATCTCTGAAATCCTTGTTATTTATTGAGAAAGTAATGATGCTAACCCGATTCGCCGTATTTGGGTAGCCCTGCGGAACACAAGCATGGAAAATTGCAAACAATATCTGGACTGGGCGCGCGAGGTTTTGCGCATCGAAGCCGAAAGCCTGCATGAAATCGCCGCCGGGCTTGACGGCGGTTTTACCCGCGCTGCTGCCGCGCTGCTGCAATGCAGCGGCCGCGTAGTGGTGATGGGTATGGGCAAATCGGGGCACATCGGCCGCAAAGTGGCCGCCACCCTGGCTTCTACCGGCACGCCCGCGTTTTTCGTCCACCCCGCCGAAGCCGCCCACGGCGATTTGGGCATGATCGTTGACGGCGATGCGGTGATGGCCATTTCCAATTCGGGCGAGAGCGATGAAATCATTGCGGTTATTCCTGCGCTCAAACGCAAAAACATTACCCTGATTGCGATTACCGCGCGGCCGCAGTCCGCTATGGCGCGCCATGCCGACATCCACATCACCGCCGCCGTGTCAAACGAAGCCTGCCCGCTGGGGTTGGCGCCCACTTCCAGCACCACCGCCGTGATGGCGTTGGGCGATGCGCTGGCGGTGGTGCTGCTCAAGGCACGCGGGTTCACGCCCGATGATTTCGCCCTCAGCCACCCCGCCGGCAGCCTCGGCAAACGCCTGCTGCTGCGCGTGGCCGACATCATGCACGGCGGCGGCGGCCTGCCGGCTGTGGCGGGCGGCACTTTATTGAAAGATGCGATCGTTACAATGA
This genomic interval from Neisseria musculi contains the following:
- a CDS encoding KpsF/GutQ family sugar-phosphate isomerase — encoded protein: MENCKQYLDWAREVLRIEAESLHEIAAGLDGGFTRAAAALLQCSGRVVVMGMGKSGHIGRKVAATLASTGTPAFFVHPAEAAHGDLGMIVDGDAVMAISNSGESDEIIAVIPALKRKNITLIAITARPQSAMARHADIHITAAVSNEACPLGLAPTSSTTAVMALGDALAVVLLKARGFTPDDFALSHPAGSLGKRLLLRVADIMHGGGGLPAVAGGTLLKDAIVTMSEKGLGMLAVTDGCGRLKGVFTDGDLRRLFQQRDNFAGLVVDEIMHTAPKTIGVDKLAAEALKQMQQNHINGLLVVEEGGLLVGALNMHDLLKAGIV
- the tal gene encoding transaldolase codes for the protein MTILSDVQALGQQIWLDNLSRSLVQGGGLAEMMRQGVCGVTSNPAIFQKAFAGDALYTGEIAALKQQNRSPKAIYETLAVADVQAACDVFLPEYEKSGGKAGFVSLEVAPDLSHNTAGTTAEAKRLHTAINRPNVMIKVPATDEGLCALEQLVSDGLSINLTLLFSRKQTLKAYAAYVKGIEARLAAGLPVHNISVVASFFISRIDGALDPTLPKSLQGKVAVALAKAAYQDWQQFFGSEAFAALKAQGARPVQLLWASTGVKNPAYPDTLYVDSLIGPDTVNTVPDATLKAFTDHGTATAALTAGLPEALAVLDETEQLGIDLEALALRLQEDGLKQFEEAFAKLLEPLA
- the rarD gene encoding EamA family transporter RarD, which produces MNPAHSARETRKGIWYAVGCYAVWGLFPIYWYPVSRAGMAAEQVLAQRIVWSALFAVAVLLFTSRQGEFAGVFRRPHILAALFLSGFCIGANWLVYLWAIANHHVLDASLGYFMSPLFSVFLGRAVLKERLDKQQAAAVALAFAGMVWLALPAGQVPWVALLLTLTFGCYGFIRKLAPVGALVGLTWETLILLPFALGYLAHHYAAGSLQFAGLGALPLAVLLGSGVATTVPLLMFAAGARRIPLSMLGMLQYFSPVLQLAAGLLLFGETFDTGRLIGYGWVWLGVALYLAAAWRQHRAAGHRV
- the ribF gene encoding bifunctional riboflavin kinase/FAD synthetase; this encodes MKIWFGRHMPPHFPHGSAVTIGNFDGVHLGHRHILQRLEQEARSRGLPVAVVVFEPQPQEFFARQSGREQPYRISPLRSKLQLLRETGCVDAVWVLRFDQAFAGMGAQAFIDSILRGSLNTRYLLIGDDFRFGAGRKGSFEMLQNQPGMITERTPSVLVENIRASSTAIRQALSDGRLEHARKLLGRDYTLGGRIKHGSKLGRTLGSPTANVQLAHHRYPLNGVFVVEAEGSFGKRCGVASFGFNPSVSASRRQKLEVHLFDFQGNLYGQRLSVRFLHKLRDEKKFDSIEDLKLQIWADMDAAKNWLKA
- a CDS encoding primosomal protein N', with amino-acid sequence MILHHIALNVPVSDGLFTYRHPTALPAGCRVAVPFRGKTVAGVVWASGVESSIAVEKILPVQTAFTEEARLPERWLELVGFVARYYHYPTGQTVFAALPAGLKEPKPVEMPQPPLFYALNQSGRVQTPPPQRFHKKHALWQALFSDGLEMAALKRIHPQAPKLVQEWAARGWIQALNAAAPKLNPSEHMPNAAQQAASQAVQAACSTFQPFLLYGITGSGKTEVYFDVMAEVLAAGRQVLFLLPEINLTPQLLKRVRARFAGVPAAVLHSQTAAGRRTQDYLRALLGQARLVIGTRLAVFTPLPELGLIVVDEEHDGSFKQDNELRYQARDLAVWRAKQSGCPIVLGSATPSLESWHKAQSGAYRLLELPQRAHTAARPPQVEILNTGRLKLDNGFSPQALKLLQQNYRQGGMSLVYLNRRGFAPALFCGDCGHVSGCPRCSAKMVLHQRARQLRCHHCDYRSPIPYKCPECGNQDLTAVGQGTQRVEETLRALMPEAAIARVDRDSTAHQHNWADLYRRIADNGIDVLVGTQMLAKGHDFARLNLVVVLNADGSLYSADFRAPERLFAELMQVSGRAGRAQTAGKVLIQTRLPEHPVFAAVKAQNYPAFAEAELAGRELLQMPPFAFQTAIRADAAEVADAMDFLNDIKSVTEPFIGADVSVFGPAPMFMVRLAERERAQVFLESADRRSLHRAVSLWVQVLQQYRDSKIRWSVDVDPAEM